In Mycobacterium sp. ITM-2016-00317, the genomic window ACGCATGCCTGGCATGATCGCACACCGGCGTCGATAGCTGGATGGTCTTGGCCCTCAGGACGTCCAGGGGCCGACGCCACCGACCTTGTCGATCCGGATTCTGGTCAGGAATCCGGGCGGCGCGTCCGGCGGCGGGAAGCCCGAGTCCGGGGCGGACAGCGTCTGGGCCAGTTGTGCCAACAGCTCGGGTGCACCGCCTTCGACCACACGCGCGGTCCCGGTGACGGCCAGGTAGGGCCGCATCGCCTTTCCGACGCCTTCGGGCGAGAGGATCGTGAGCGCCACCCGGGGATCGCGTCGCACGTTGCGGACCTTCTGGTGCTCGGCGAGGTGCGCGGTGACGAGTTCGTCGCCGTCGGGGGTGGACTGCAGGGCGACCCAGACGAGGGTGACCTGGGGGCTGCCGTCGGGGTTCAGCGTGACCAGCGTGGCGTCTGCGCCGTTGCCGATGAGATCGCGGGCGGCGTCGTTGAGTTTCATGCCACGTTCTACGCGTGCGACATGCCGTTTCATTCCTCGGTTTCCATCGCCAGCAGTGCGGTCTTGGCACGCGCGCCGCCGACGTACTGGCCGGTGCCGCCGTCGGAGCGCACCACGCGATGGCACGGGATGACCACCGGCAGGGGGTTGCGCGCGCACGCGGTGCCGACGGCGCGCACGGCGCGGGGGCTGCCGACGGCGGCGGCGACCTGGGCGTAGCTCTCGCGCCGCCCGTACCCGATGTCACGCAGGTGCTCGAGCACGGTACGGCGGAACCCGGCGGCCAGCCGCAGGTCCATCGGCACGTCGAACGTGGTGCGCCGCTTGCCGAAATACTCGTCGAACTGACGCGCCACGAGGTCCAGGCGGGCGGGGGCGTGCATGATGCGCGGACTCAGCGTCTCGGCCAGCCGGGCCAGCACCGCGTCGTGGATCTCGATGTCGAACGCGACCCGGACCAGCCCGGCCGGGGTGGCCGCCAGCAGCAGGGTGCCCACGGGGGAGTCGAGCGTGCGGTAGGCGAGGTCGAGCAGCCCGTCGGCGTCGGCCGCGGCGGCGAGCCGGCCGTGCAGGCGCGCCAGCGTGTCCTGGTCGTCGGTCATCGACACGTCGAACATGTTGGTGTTCATGGGTTTCCGTCCTCGCGGTAGTGGGCGCGCAGGTTCTTGATGCCGTCGGCGGCCGCGCGGCGGGCCGCCTCGGGGGTGTTGCCGAGGATGGCGGCGATCTCGGCGAAGGGCAGCCCGGCGATGTGGTGGTAGGCCACGGCGTGCCGCTGCTTGTCGGGCAGTCGCTGCAGGGCCGCCCACAGATCGGGGTCTCGGTGTGCCGGGTCGGCCCGGGCGTCGGGCCGGTCGGGCAGCGTGTCGACGGGCATGGGCCGCCGGGTCCGGGCCCGGCCCACGTCGAGGGCGCGGCGGTGGGCGATGGTCACCAGCCACGCCTCGACGTTGGCGTCCGCGGGGAGCTCGGGATAGGCCCGCAGCGCCGACAGGAACGTCTCGGACCAGGCGTCCTCGGCGTCGGCGGCGCCGACGACCGCGCGGCAGACCCGCAGCACGGTGGCCCCGTGCCGGGCCACCACCTCCTCGAACGGTCGCACCTTCACATCATGAAGACGTCCGGTCGGGCCGGGATGTGAGATCACCGCGCGGTGAGCGCCTCCAGCGCTTCGCGGAGTTCGCGCTCGAAGCGGTCCCGGTCCACGCCGATCGCGTGCAGCACGCCGTCGTCGTCCTCTTCCTCGTAGAGCGCCAGCAGCAGGTGCTCGGTGCCGACGTAGTTGTGGCCCAGGCGCAGTGCCTGGCGGAAGGTCAGTTCGAGTGCCTTCTTCGCGCGGGTGTCGAACGGGATCAGCGCCGGCACGTCACCGACGCTGGGCGGCAGTGTGATCCGGTCGGCGGCGGCCGCGATGTCGATGCCTTGGCCGGCCAGCAGGTGCATCGCCAGCCCGGTCGGGTCGGCGAACAGGCCGAGGATCAGGTGGGCGGGCAGGATCTCGGGGT contains:
- a CDS encoding sigma-70 family RNA polymerase sigma factor; the encoded protein is MKVRPFEEVVARHGATVLRVCRAVVGAADAEDAWSETFLSALRAYPELPADANVEAWLVTIAHRRALDVGRARTRRPMPVDTLPDRPDARADPAHRDPDLWAALQRLPDKQRHAVAYHHIAGLPFAEIAAILGNTPEAARRAAADGIKNLRAHYREDGNP
- a CDS encoding Clp protease N-terminal domain-containing protein — translated: MSDAAKISHPVRLDDLIDVITRVHDQPLDQLTDAVLAAEALGEVADHLIGHFVDQARRSGASWTEIGGCMGVTKQAAQKRFVPRSPADTAALDPSAGFSRFTDRARAVIVEAQNKAHAAGNPEILPAHLILGLFADPTGLAMHLLAGQGIDIAAAADRITLPPSVGDVPALIPFDTRAKKALELTFRQALRLGHNYVGTEHLLLALYEEEDDDGVLHAIGVDRDRFERELREALEALTAR
- a CDS encoding methylated-DNA--[protein]-cysteine S-methyltransferase; the protein is MNTNMFDVSMTDDQDTLARLHGRLAAAADADGLLDLAYRTLDSPVGTLLLAATPAGLVRVAFDIEIHDAVLARLAETLSPRIMHAPARLDLVARQFDEYFGKRRTTFDVPMDLRLAAGFRRTVLEHLRDIGYGRRESYAQVAAAVGSPRAVRAVGTACARNPLPVVIPCHRVVRSDGGTGQYVGGARAKTALLAMETEE
- a CDS encoding PPOX class F420-dependent oxidoreductase; its protein translation is MKLNDAARDLIGNGADATLVTLNPDGSPQVTLVWVALQSTPDGDELVTAHLAEHQKVRNVRRDPRVALTILSPEGVGKAMRPYLAVTGTARVVEGGAPELLAQLAQTLSAPDSGFPPPDAPPGFLTRIRIDKVGGVGPWTS